ACCAAGCGCGGGAAACGACGGCTCACCTCCTCTTCAAGTGTCGGTTCTCTATGCGAGTCTGGAACGATATTTCACTTGGCTAGATCTCCATGTCAACACGGCGCCCCTGGCATAGCTTCCACACGGTCAAGGCATGGTGGGAAGGGGTCATCGGCCATGCGCATCAAAAGAAGGCTTTGTCCTCCCTGCTGCATCTTGTTGGATGAGAGCTATGGAAAGAAAGAAATGCGCGTGTCTTTAGGAATAAAGCGGCGCCAGTGGCGGTGGTAGTTCGTGCTATAAAGGAAGAAGCGTCACTTTGGGCTATTGCGGGTGCCAAGCATTTGGGTAATGTAATGCCGCAAGAGTAATTCGTTTGTGTTGTGCCGGTGTGGCGGTGTATGTCTTACAaactcttcttcttaatcaatgaaatggcaaatctgttgccttgtttcaaaaaaaatataCTATGATGAACTATGTATGCTATGTTGAACTATCTATGTATCATTTTTTTATCTATTAATCTATGCCTATGTTTTATATTTGTTTGGAGTGTATATGTAGTTTGTGCGAGAGCGCCCGCTGTCTAAGTTTGCAGCGCCTGCTGGAGCGGCTCGCGCGAGCTAAATTTTTGAGCAGCCGCTGGAGCAAGCGCTGCTCGCCGCACAAAAATAGAACGATCTACGCGTTGTAAAAGGTTTTTAGAGTACCACGCGTAGCGCGACTGTTAAAGATGCTCTTACTTTCAACAAAAAGAATGCAAGTTTTCTTTCTCCTCAACCTCAACAGTCGGAGGCAAGATAGAAACTGATTTCCGAGAAAGATATGCTTGAAGTGCACAACACCATACCCTTCCAGACAGTCCAGTCACCGTCGCTATCGCGGCGGCGTCGTGCCGCGGCGTCCCAGCACTCCAAACACCAACTGTCAGGCTCAGATCGAGCTACTCTATCTTCTAGCTAGGTTGAGAAGCAGCGATCGCCGCGGACGACGACGACGTCGTCAGTACAGTGGGCAAGCTTTGTTCGCACGCTGGAAGAAGGAACGATCACTGTTACGTgtcagctctttgccgtccgccgccggGTTGCGCTAGCCTAATTCGTTTTGATCTTCATTGCAGGCTCATGTCATCGTCATGGTCTGGCGCGAGAACGACAATTCGGCAAGGAGAGCTGAGCGGAGCAGATTTTTCATGTGCTCTGCCGGCGCCCCCAAAAGCGGCCAAAAACCCCACCCGCGATCTCGTCGCTAGCGGAGAAGGCTTTGCCTTCGAGTCGAGGCCCTGTGATTTGACGGGCAACGAGCTTTTGGCGAGGGCAAATAATAATGAGGAGAAACCAGAAAGGGCGGGGAAAGGGCGGGGAAGGCCGGATGGATGAATCATTCGGAGCATATCCACTCGCGTCGACAACAGTGCCAATGCAAGTTCAGTGGCCCGAGTGCTGCACACCTTTTGCTTGCGAGAGGGGATGGATAACATAAAGAAGCGCGGCTGTCGTGGTGTAAAGGGGAAAACACACCATCGTGGAATGGTTGCGATTTTGGTGGGAATTAACGTGGCCTTTCCCGGCAATAATGCCATGCCGATTGCGAAAACAAAATTATCTTAAAGCGAAAACAAATTATGTACATGCTTTAATTATGTCATGCCATTTCTGCGAGCTGGTTTTATTGCTTTGCATACAGAAAGTTGATTTCCAGCATTAAGATTGCAAGGTTCATGGTTGAGAAAGTTCTTTACAATTACCTGCATATTTTATCAGTACTTTCTCCATTAATAAGAAATTCTATATAACACAACAATAATTTGGGGATGGAGGTAATACTATATAACACAACAATAAAAGTCTGGGAGTGTAAGCTTTTTTCAAGATGGAGGATTTCCAAAGCTTGACAAAGGTTCATTCGCAACAGGAGATATTTCTTTAGAACGGAAAATTATTTCTCTTTAGCGAAAGCCTGAGATATTAAGAGACCTGACGAAATCTGAAAGACTTCAAGCCCAGCTTGGTCGGCACTACGGCCCATGTAACGGACAGAGTTCGCCACGGCAGCCCACTTCAAACCAGCCGTCCCATGCAACGGACAAAGTTCGCCACGGTAGCCCACTTTAAACCAGCCGGCCCATGCAACGGACAGGGTTCGTCGCGGCAGCCCACTTCAAACCAGCCGGCCCATGCAGCAGACAGAGTTCGCCACGGGAGCCCACTTCAAACCAGCCAGCCCATGCAACAGACAGAGTTCGCCACGCCAGCCCACTTCAAGCCCAGCTCGGGTGTTAGCTTCGTGTGCTCGAAGAAAGAAATCCAGGGGTCGCAGTAGAAGACGGAAGCAGCAGACAAAGCCGAGAAAAAAAAACGCCGTCCTCCCCAAGCGCCCCCCTCACTCAGGAACCAAATCGAACAACCCAGAGAAGCCATGGAGCGGCTGCAGCGGATCTTCGGCGCCGGCGGGATGGGCCAGCCGCCGTCGGACTCGCCGCTGCTCGACTCCTCCGAGCAGGTCTACATCTCCTCCCTCGCCCTCCTCAAGATGCTCAAGCACGGTTAGTCCCTCAAGCTAGCTCCCTTTTGGTTCCGATCTACGCCCTTCTCCCTCTCCACGAAGCTAGGGTTAACCGGTCGGAAATTACAGGGAGGGCCGGCGTGCCGATGGAGGTCATGGGCCTCATGCTCGGCGAGTTCGTCGACGACTACACGGTCCGGGTGGTCGACGTCTTCGCCATGCCGCAGAGCGGGACGGGGGTCAGCGTCGAGGCCGTCGACCACGTCTTCCAGACCAACATGCTCGACATGCTCAAGCAGACCGGCAGGTATGGCCGCCGATCCGGATCGTAGATCTGTTGGCCCTGTCGTTTTCCCCTCTCCCGCGCCAGATTTGATGCCCTTAATTTGTCCATACTCGTTGATAAGCTGAAAAGGATCGACCTCATCAACTTATTATGCCAATTGATTTACGCACCTGAGCCGATACTTTTTGTTCAGGCTTGTGTGGTTGATTTGCTATTAGTTCCAGATGTTAATTTGTGGAAGATAGGCCATATGGAGTAATCCCTCCGTTCATTTTTGTAAGGTGTTTTAGACATTTAAGACAACACCCATAACAGTTCAATTTCAGCTGTCTAAAATgtcttacaaaagtgaacagagggagtactatatacgACGATTTTGGATCATTGTTTGATGTATATTGTTGCTATATCTTTCTTAATTACATCTTAGTTGCTATAGTTCCCTTaggcacatgtcagtgactaaagtcAGCCCTGATGCACGTCATGGTATCCTAGTCCGTTCCCATAAGCTTCTTGTATCTGTTGGTACTTTATTTGCTTACCCCTTGCTTGATTTCACACTTCCATTTGTTCAATGCTTTCACTATAGCATTTGCTTTCACTATAGCATTTAGAAAGATATGTAGTTACTTGGAGCACAGTTCATTATCATCGTCTAGTTGAAAATTTCAAGGTTTCATCATTAGTGATCCAGTGGAGGATCCGCCATTGGACTATACTCCTCACAGCCCTTTCATAGCTACCACTTTACCAGCTCTAGGGATATATTGCATACATAGTGTAACATAATACACAGAAGAAGCGAATATCGAGTGAACCAATCTGATAAGATATGCTTGAATCACTTTTGGAGAAAGACATGTTTGTACTGGCTTAGCATCTAACTGCAAATTAAGAATTTTCCTGGAGTTGGCGGGCTTCTAACAGGCTCTGCCCCTAGAGAAGCTCCACCCTTGGTTATGTATCATCCATCGTTGATGATGATCTCCATAGACGATATGATGGGCATGATGATGAGCCTAGTGAATGGATAAGTCAGGGGTATTACATAACTCAGATAGTACTTTATTTAGATTAGATGGCTTAACTCGTGTGGTAGTTTTGAATTATGCTTCTGTTCTTTCTCAATTGAGCTTGTGTTCAGTTGAATGTGTTAGGATAATACATCTTCATGTGTTTTATCATAGAAATATTGGTGGCCCTACAGCTGACTTGTGAAACTTAATATTTCTTCGTACATGCGAATTCATTTTGTTTACAGTTCAGATAAGTGTACCTTAGGTCTATGAGTTTGACATGTAATCTTCTCTAAAACCAGTTATGGTTTGCCTTTTCGACTAATTCAGCTATGTTTCATTATAGAACCAAAGCTGTGCCAGCAAGTTGGAACTATTGTTTACATCATATTGTTAAAGACGTCAGTAATAGATTCTGAGCAACATAGCTTCAAGCAGAATCTCGAATTGTGTCATTGCCAACAGAATAATTTCATATCCTTTTTAGCAATATCAATTGTCAAATTGATTGAGAACCACCTTTTGGTGTGGTGGAGGAGTTGTGGGGGCACGACTTCACAACTccacccatcagggttcaaatcctgccgCTCACATTTATACAGTATGGGTCTCCCGTACAGTCTTTCTATtagaaataaatgttgaattggttCCAAAAATGATTTTGCAACCCGTTCTAGGAATGCAACGCGTAATCATCAATTTATTGTGTTATAGTTAAGCACATATACACTGTCCATGGTTCACCGTCCATGGTTCTGTTACCTTTCTAGTAAGTAGCTCTGATGCTAGCTCTTAATGTGGTCTTTGCCGGAGCCTGGACTTTAAAGATGGTTGTTCAACTATTTGTAGTTACGGGTCTCTTACAAGCTATTTGAAGGTTCCGATAAGAAATTACTACATATTATCCTTTAAAAAACTACCGTGTATGGAGTACTACGGATGTATGCTCAGCTGTGCAGTGAACATCATGTGCACCCTTTGTTTCCCAATTTTCCCAATtattttttgaagaaattgttggcaATAGCTATATCATTGCCACCTTGGATGTTCTTTTTTTGACAAACTTGTCAGTTAATACTTGGAATTACTTTGACAGGCCAGAAATGGTGGTAGGGTGGTATCACTCTCATCCTGGTTTTGGTTGCTGGCTATCGGGTGTTGACATCAATACTCAACAGGTGCACACATACACATACTTCGcctatcttgtactccctccgttccaaattacttgtcgtggttttagttcaatttgaactaaaaccacgacaagtaatttggaacggagggagtataaatttgTGAAAAGAGTTTGTTGTCTTGAGGCAAACAGACATGTAATAAAGCTTATATGTGTTATAATGTTGAATACTGAACCTGCAGAGTTTCGAAGCTTTGAACCCCAGGGCAGTTGCCGTCGTGATCGACCCCATCCAGAGTGTCAAGGGGAAGGTGGTCATCGATGCATTTCGTCTCATTAACCCTCAGACCATGATGCTTGGGCAGGAGCCACGTCAGACAACATCCAATGTTGGGCACCTGAATAAGCCATCTATTCAGGTAAAATGCTGATTCTATTAGATGATAGCTTAGAAATTTCTGTATTGTTCATTCATAAATGCTTATACTGTCTGTTTACTCCCAGGCTCTTATTCATGGGCTCAATAGACACTACTACTCTATTGCAATAAATTACCGCAAAAATGAGCTCGAGGAGAAGATGCTGCTTAACCTTCACAAAAAGAAATGGACTGATGGATTAATTCTGAAGAAATTTGACGCACATTCAGAAACCAATGAGCAGACTGTTCAGGTGTGTAGCATTCAACTTTCTACTTCCACTGGACGATCCTTTTTGTTAATATAATGCAGGGTGAAAGTCGATGCTGTTTCTTATATTCTGGCCGTGTTTTTACGTGCAGGAAATGCTGAGCCTAGCCATCAAGTACAACAAGGCAGTGCAAGAGGAGGATGAGTTGTCCCCTGAGAAATTAGCGATAGCTAATGTGGGACGGCAAGATGCGAAGAAGCATCTAGAAGAGCATGTCTCAAATCTGATGTCGTCGAACATAGTTCAGACCCTAGGTACCATGCTTGACACGGTTGTCTTTTAGTCTACCACTACTGTTGTTCCAAATCATTCATGTTATGTATCCAAAGCCTGCCACAACGCAGCAAGGCAATTCGTGTTCTAACAGTTTGCTCGACAGACTCAATTTTCTGtagtactatcttctgtatgtttaaTTTCGCAGCAATTTTCATGGGTGTACTTTAAAATTGCAAGTTCTGGTTCTGCCGAAGTGATCATGATTGCTGAAGTCAGCTCAATCTTATGCTGACGGATATGTGGCTGCCCATGTGTTATATGACTTGTGGTGGAGTAACACGGTGAGATGGCAGCTGCTTCTCTCGTGTTCCGGGTAATATAATGTGCCGCTCTAACCCAATTGCATTGGAGCTCATAGGTGCTCCACCCACTCACATCTTTACCCTCTATTGTATGTTTAGTATAGGTTCATGTACTCCCTTAAATTCATATTACTGACAGCTGCTTTAACATGATTTCATGTGCATCTATGTGAAAATTAGTAAATTTTAAAAAATACTAGGAAAATTTTAAAAATTCTAAAATTTTGGTGTATCAAACTTGGTCGACAATTCTACTCTCATGTGAAGTCTGTGAAGTATAGACATCTGTGGTATTCTTAATGAAGAAAATATAATTGGGATCTTACTATTGTGAATCAGTGTATTTTTAATGTAGCTTTCATTTTGTCTTTTTTACCCTAGGCGGATGAATATTCAAAACAAATAGTAAACAAATTTTAACGAAATAGCAGTGCTTTGTcggtgaaaaataaaataaaataaagtgtaAACATTCAGAACTTTTAAaaatttatttactatttatttAAAATTTACTGGTCATCCAGAAACATATGCTTCTCTGAGCCAAAACAGCGATCCCGTTGTACCACTATTGTACACCAGGTATGCCTCTCGTTTGCGTTCCAGGGAGTATTCCACACGAGGTGCGCATCTCGTGGCGAAAGGTCGACCGAACCATGGACTCGAGATATCTTCCTTCTTGAAGCCGGCATGCCCACGGCGACACGTCCAGGCGCGCTAGCTTCGCCACCGACCGCGCGCGTGTACTCACGTAGCCATCCGCGAACCACAGCAATAGCACTACCAGCGGGCCGTCCGTCCGTCGATCGAGCTCGATGCCGTACACATTTTACATTTGCTGAACGACTGCCGCCACTCGTTAGCTCGCCACGTCTGGCCACCTCCGGTGTTGGGCGCGACCTGGGACAGGCCGCATCCGGACGGGCGATAGGCCTGGACTTGTCGTGACCGGTCGACGGGTCGAATGATTGCTCGCCCCCCTGCGCCGATCGAGACGCGCCTTTTTCATTTCTGTTCTTTGGACAGTCCTATAAATGTGATGTCAGACTTTTAAACATGATAAACCAAactttttatactccctccattccacaatgtagtgcttcctctatccacgtgcttcaactttgaccgtaaatttaactactaagaccgattgcggcgggagcaaaaattatatcagtgaattcgtattcgaaagaagttttcaattatatgatTTTTTCTCCCGctgcagttggtc
The Triticum dicoccoides isolate Atlit2015 ecotype Zavitan chromosome 3A, WEW_v2.0, whole genome shotgun sequence genome window above contains:
- the LOC119267945 gene encoding 26S proteasome non-ATPase regulatory subunit 14 homolog gives rise to the protein MERLQRIFGAGGMGQPPSDSPLLDSSEQVYISSLALLKMLKHGRAGVPMEVMGLMLGEFVDDYTVRVVDVFAMPQSGTGVSVEAVDHVFQTNMLDMLKQTGRPEMVVGWYHSHPGFGCWLSGVDINTQQSFEALNPRAVAVVIDPIQSVKGKVVIDAFRLINPQTMMLGQEPRQTTSNVGHLNKPSIQALIHGLNRHYYSIAINYRKNELEEKMLLNLHKKKWTDGLILKKFDAHSETNEQTVQEMLSLAIKYNKAVQEEDELSPEKLAIANVGRQDAKKHLEEHVSNLMSSNIVQTLGTMLDTVVF